From Synoicihabitans lomoniglobus, the proteins below share one genomic window:
- a CDS encoding FG-GAP repeat domain-containing protein: MPSPPQIRAVIRPLLAGAFCWGVLSCSKPPPRRSTLSPATSATATAVDATTLLQRRELGTMGELPAWISHLKVIDLDQDGLDDIVFCEAQDNEVRWIRQTAPGSFAPEALLAAAMRGPVHVEAADMDADGDLDLLVSSMSVVFPNNDRIGAAFILENDGAEAFTPHVIIENTSRIVDMRAADLNGDGRLDLALAQFGYDQGEVAWLEHVGPSPWDFTRHVILELSGAVNVVVDDFNGDRTPDLVALLSQQWEEIYFFPNDGRGRFTAQRIWGSTNEDYGSSGISVTDLNRDGRPDVLYSNGDGFGPAATPGPRPWHGLQWLENTGGGGFRYHRIGDLPGAYSPVGVDFDQDGAIDIVASSAYSDWNNANRTVTSLMWFKNDGRQNFTPHILTRAPKDLITVGTGDFDGSGRPSLVTGGFYIYPPFDEVSRITLWHR; encoded by the coding sequence ATGCCCTCCCCTCCTCAAATTCGTGCCGTCATCCGTCCGTTGCTCGCGGGCGCATTCTGCTGGGGTGTCCTAAGTTGCAGCAAACCACCTCCCCGGCGCAGCACGCTTTCCCCGGCCACCAGCGCCACCGCCACCGCGGTTGACGCCACCACTCTGCTTCAACGCCGGGAACTCGGCACCATGGGCGAACTGCCCGCCTGGATCTCCCACCTGAAAGTCATCGACCTCGATCAGGACGGACTCGACGACATCGTCTTCTGCGAAGCTCAGGACAACGAGGTCCGCTGGATCCGCCAAACCGCCCCCGGCTCCTTCGCCCCCGAAGCGTTGCTCGCCGCCGCCATGCGCGGCCCCGTGCACGTGGAAGCGGCCGACATGGACGCCGATGGCGACCTCGACCTCCTCGTGTCCAGCATGTCGGTCGTGTTTCCCAACAACGACCGCATCGGTGCCGCGTTCATCCTCGAAAACGACGGGGCCGAAGCCTTCACACCGCATGTCATCATCGAAAACACATCCCGCATCGTCGACATGCGGGCGGCCGACCTCAACGGCGACGGCCGCCTCGACCTCGCCCTCGCCCAGTTCGGCTACGATCAAGGCGAAGTCGCGTGGCTCGAACACGTCGGACCGAGCCCCTGGGACTTCACCCGCCACGTTATTCTCGAGCTCTCCGGCGCGGTCAATGTCGTGGTCGATGATTTCAACGGCGACCGCACGCCCGACCTCGTTGCTCTCCTCTCTCAACAGTGGGAAGAGATCTACTTTTTCCCCAACGATGGTCGCGGTCGCTTCACCGCTCAACGCATATGGGGTTCGACCAACGAGGACTACGGCAGCTCCGGCATCAGCGTGACCGACCTCAACCGCGACGGTCGTCCCGACGTGCTCTACTCCAACGGCGACGGTTTTGGCCCCGCCGCCACCCCCGGACCACGTCCCTGGCACGGCCTGCAATGGCTCGAAAACACCGGCGGCGGCGGCTTCCGCTACCATCGCATTGGCGACCTGCCCGGTGCCTACAGTCCCGTCGGCGTCGACTTCGATCAAGACGGTGCCATCGATATCGTCGCGTCCTCGGCCTACTCCGACTGGAACAACGCCAATCGCACCGTCACCTCCCTCATGTGGTTCAAAAACGACGGCCGGCAAAACTTCACCCCCCACATTCTCACCCGCGCGCCCAAGGACCTCATCACCGTCGGCACCGGCGATTTCGATGGCAGCGGCCGCCCCAGCCTCGTTACCGGCGGATTTTATATCTACCCCCCCTTTGACGAAGTAAGCCGCATCACCCTCTGGCACCGATGA
- the nuoB gene encoding NADH-quinone oxidoreductase subunit NuoB: MVSPNTDVAYDSKIEGDIIVSRLDAVVNWIRTNSMWPMPMGLACCAIELMGSAAARFDIARFGAEVMRFSPRQADCMIVAGTVTYKMAPHLRRIYDQMSEPKWVIAMGACASSGGMYRSYATLQGVDRIVPVDVYVSGCPPRPEALLDALIKLQDKVKRTKSFKNLSA; this comes from the coding sequence ATGGTATCGCCCAACACAGACGTAGCTTACGACAGCAAAATCGAAGGAGACATCATCGTCTCGCGCCTCGACGCGGTCGTTAACTGGATCCGCACGAACTCCATGTGGCCCATGCCCATGGGTCTCGCCTGTTGCGCGATCGAACTCATGGGGTCGGCGGCGGCTCGCTTCGATATCGCCCGATTCGGCGCCGAGGTGATGCGCTTCTCCCCTCGTCAGGCCGACTGCATGATCGTGGCAGGCACGGTGACCTACAAAATGGCCCCGCACCTCCGTCGCATTTACGACCAGATGTCCGAGCCCAAGTGGGTCATCGCCATGGGCGCCTGCGCGTCTTCGGGCGGCATGTATCGCAGCTATGCGACGCTCCAAGGCGTGGACCGCATCGTTCCGGTCGACGTTTATGTGAGCGGTTGCCCGCCGCGTCCCGAGGCCTTGTTGGACGCGTTAATCAAGCTGCAGGATAAAGTGAAACGCACCAAATCCTTCAAAAACCTCAGCGCCTGA
- a CDS encoding NADH-quinone oxidoreductase subunit C, whose translation MTETAAADVTSALQAKFPSVSTRASADHPAVNIAIADAKAALQWLRDEQGFDFLVDVTAIDWAEGVSPRFTAVWHLYSTTNHAYLRVAADCASDETPSAPSVVELWSAANWHERETWDLMGVTFDGHPDLRRILMWDGYPHHPLRKEFPLAGIETELPDIEVAEETQAKVISAPMMGGPFVASSKGEMNLTDAEPRAKDESWNEKAPKPE comes from the coding sequence ATGACCGAGACCGCTGCTGCCGACGTCACTTCCGCCCTTCAGGCCAAATTTCCTTCTGTATCGACGCGTGCGTCTGCCGATCACCCGGCGGTCAACATCGCCATCGCTGACGCCAAAGCCGCGTTGCAATGGCTGCGCGACGAGCAGGGGTTCGATTTTTTGGTCGATGTGACCGCGATCGACTGGGCCGAAGGCGTGTCGCCGCGCTTCACTGCCGTGTGGCACCTTTACTCCACCACGAACCACGCCTACCTGCGGGTCGCGGCGGATTGCGCCAGCGACGAAACACCCAGCGCGCCGTCGGTCGTTGAGCTCTGGTCGGCCGCCAATTGGCATGAGCGCGAAACGTGGGATTTGATGGGCGTCACCTTCGACGGCCACCCCGATCTGCGCCGCATCCTCATGTGGGACGGCTATCCGCACCATCCGCTGCGCAAGGAGTTCCCGCTCGCCGGCATTGAAACCGAATTGCCGGACATCGAGGTTGCCGAAGAAACCCAAGCCAAGGTGATCTCGGCCCCCATGATGGGCGGTCCGTTTGTTGCTTCCAGCAAGGGCGAGATGAACCTGACCGACGCCGAGCCCCGGGCCAAAGACGAGAGCTGGAACGAAAAAGCTCCCAAACCGGAATAA
- the nuoD gene encoding NADH dehydrogenase (quinone) subunit D: protein MATEFTVPEAAAKTADAANQEFETEKMSLAMGPSHPSTHGVLRLQLELDGETVTHCDPVLGYLHRGDEKIAENMTYNQFVPYTDRLDYLAPLANNAAYAAAVEKLAGLEVPARCQAIRVITSEMARVSSHLMGLGAYGIDVGAWSVFLYSFTEREKLYTLFEELTGARFTTSYSRIGGVARDVPEGWTDRVLGFCDQFLPILDEILKLLTRNKIFMDRTVDVGTITAREAIDYGLSGPNLRGSGVKSDLRKDRPYWGYEQYDFEVPVGSKGDCYDRYLCRGEEMKQSISIIRQAIAKLPAGSFYAEDARRIFAPRKDKVLSSMEELINNFMIVTEGPQMPAGEVYFEAENPKGTLGFFIVSKGGGVPWRMKIRGPSFCNLSILPKVCENELVSDVVSILGSLDFVMGECDR from the coding sequence ATGGCTACCGAATTTACCGTCCCTGAGGCTGCGGCCAAGACCGCCGATGCGGCCAACCAGGAGTTTGAGACCGAAAAAATGTCCCTCGCGATGGGACCGTCCCACCCTTCGACGCACGGCGTGTTGCGCCTGCAGCTCGAACTCGATGGCGAGACGGTGACGCATTGTGATCCGGTTCTTGGATACCTGCACCGCGGTGATGAAAAAATCGCCGAGAACATGACTTACAATCAGTTCGTGCCCTACACGGACCGGTTGGACTACCTCGCGCCGCTCGCCAACAACGCCGCCTACGCAGCCGCCGTGGAAAAATTGGCCGGCCTCGAAGTCCCGGCCCGCTGCCAAGCCATCCGCGTGATCACATCGGAAATGGCCCGCGTTTCTTCCCATCTCATGGGTCTTGGCGCCTACGGCATCGATGTGGGCGCCTGGTCGGTGTTCCTCTACTCCTTCACCGAGCGCGAGAAACTCTACACCCTTTTCGAAGAACTCACCGGGGCGCGGTTCACCACCAGTTACAGCCGTATCGGCGGCGTGGCCCGCGACGTGCCGGAAGGCTGGACCGACCGCGTGCTCGGATTCTGCGACCAGTTCCTCCCTATTTTGGACGAGATCCTCAAGTTGCTCACCCGCAACAAGATCTTCATGGATCGCACCGTCGATGTCGGCACCATAACGGCCCGGGAAGCGATCGACTACGGACTGTCGGGCCCGAACTTACGCGGCTCCGGCGTGAAGAGCGACCTGCGCAAAGACCGCCCTTATTGGGGCTACGAGCAATACGATTTCGAGGTGCCGGTCGGCTCCAAGGGCGACTGCTACGATCGTTACCTTTGCCGCGGCGAAGAGATGAAACAGTCGATCAGCATCATCCGCCAAGCGATTGCGAAATTGCCGGCCGGTTCATTCTACGCCGAGGACGCCCGCCGTATTTTTGCCCCGCGCAAGGACAAGGTGCTCAGTTCGATGGAGGAGTTGATCAACAACTTCATGATCGTGACCGAAGGCCCGCAGATGCCCGCCGGCGAAGTCTATTTTGAAGCGGAAAACCCCAAAGGCACGCTCGGTTTCTTCATCGTCAGCAAGGGCGGCGGGGTGCCGTGGCGCATGAAGATCCGGGGTCCTTCCTTCTGCAACCTCTCCATCCTGCCCAAGGTCTGCGAAAACGAACTCGTCTCCGACGTCGTCTCGATCCTCGGCTCCCTCGACTTCGTCATGGGCGAATGCGACCGGTAA
- the nuoE gene encoding NADH-quinone oxidoreductase subunit NuoE, whose translation MNLKPETLARIDEVITHYPEKRSGTLPLLHLIQEDLGYISDESLEWIATKLELEPINVYEVVTFYPMFRRKPIGKRHIKVCRTLSCALSGGYRTCAKFESEFNTRLGETSPDGEVTVEFVECLASCGTAPVVMVDEVLHENVTEAKAKEISDQIKAEAAQRG comes from the coding sequence ATGAATTTAAAGCCCGAAACCTTGGCCCGTATCGACGAGGTCATTACGCACTATCCGGAGAAACGCAGCGGCACGTTGCCGCTGTTGCACCTCATCCAGGAAGACCTCGGATACATTTCCGACGAGTCCCTCGAATGGATCGCCACCAAGCTCGAATTGGAGCCGATCAATGTCTACGAGGTCGTGACGTTTTACCCGATGTTCCGCCGCAAGCCCATCGGCAAGCGCCACATCAAGGTCTGCCGCACGCTCTCCTGCGCGCTTTCCGGTGGTTACCGGACCTGTGCCAAGTTTGAGTCCGAGTTCAACACCCGTCTCGGCGAAACGTCGCCCGATGGTGAAGTCACCGTCGAATTCGTCGAATGTCTCGCCAGCTGTGGCACCGCGCCGGTCGTGATGGTCGACGAAGTCCTGCACGAAAACGTCACCGAGGCGAAGGCCAAGGAGATCAGCGATCAAATCAAGGCCGAGGCCGCCCAACGAGGATAA
- the nuoF gene encoding NADH-quinone oxidoreductase subunit NuoF produces MSAPAETRIIFKHIDEEGYSNDIACYQKHGGYEILKKSVTQAPPDIRDEVKKSGLRGRGGAGFSCGLKWSFVDRKSGKPIYLVVNADESEPGTFKDRYIIHQDPHQLIEGTMISCFANDVKQAYIYIRGEFPEGARILEKAIQEARDAGFVGKNICGTDYSCDIFVHRGAGAYICGEETGLIESLEGKRANPRIKPPYFPAVLGLYQCPTIVNNVETLCHVKHIMDMGADEYLKIGTPNNTGTRIFCVSGHVKKPGYYEFPCGAVTLGTLLNDVCGGPLEGRTFKAVIPGGSSAKILRFGEKFTIKNKDGTTKEWTVEDIPMDFDSLAAAGTMGGSGGVIVMDDSVNMVDALANINAFYAHESCGQCTPCREGSLWMKKISTRMVHGEARPEDGELIKNVADQIAGRTICAFGEACSWPTQSFVAKFGDEFKTYATDKKAKPADSLELV; encoded by the coding sequence ATGTCCGCACCCGCTGAAACCCGCATCATTTTCAAACACATCGACGAGGAGGGCTACTCGAACGACATCGCCTGCTATCAAAAGCACGGCGGTTACGAGATCCTCAAGAAGTCGGTCACCCAGGCTCCACCCGACATCCGCGACGAGGTCAAAAAGTCCGGCCTGCGCGGTCGCGGTGGCGCCGGTTTTTCCTGTGGACTCAAGTGGTCGTTCGTCGACCGCAAGAGCGGCAAGCCGATCTACCTCGTGGTCAACGCCGACGAGTCCGAGCCTGGCACGTTCAAGGATCGCTACATCATCCACCAGGACCCGCACCAGCTGATCGAGGGCACGATGATCTCCTGTTTCGCCAACGACGTGAAGCAGGCCTACATCTACATTCGCGGTGAGTTCCCCGAGGGCGCGCGCATCCTCGAGAAAGCCATTCAGGAAGCCCGCGACGCCGGTTTCGTCGGCAAGAACATCTGCGGCACCGATTACTCCTGCGACATCTTCGTGCATCGCGGCGCGGGAGCCTACATCTGCGGCGAGGAAACCGGCCTGATCGAGTCGCTCGAAGGCAAACGCGCCAACCCGCGCATCAAGCCGCCTTACTTCCCGGCCGTGCTCGGTCTCTACCAGTGCCCGACGATCGTGAACAACGTGGAGACCCTCTGCCACGTGAAGCACATCATGGACATGGGGGCGGATGAATACCTCAAGATCGGCACGCCCAACAATACCGGCACCCGCATCTTCTGCGTCTCCGGTCACGTCAAAAAGCCCGGTTATTACGAGTTTCCCTGCGGGGCGGTCACCCTCGGCACGTTGCTCAACGATGTCTGCGGCGGCCCGCTCGAAGGTCGCACCTTCAAGGCCGTCATCCCCGGCGGCTCTTCGGCCAAAATCCTGCGCTTCGGCGAGAAGTTCACCATCAAGAACAAGGATGGCACGACCAAGGAATGGACCGTCGAAGACATTCCCATGGACTTCGATTCCCTCGCGGCCGCCGGCACCATGGGCGGCTCGGGTGGGGTCATCGTGATGGATGACTCCGTGAACATGGTCGACGCGCTCGCCAACATCAACGCGTTCTACGCCCACGAGAGCTGCGGACAGTGCACGCCGTGCCGCGAAGGCTCGTTGTGGATGAAGAAAATTTCCACCCGCATGGTCCACGGCGAAGCGCGTCCCGAGGATGGCGAACTCATCAAGAACGTTGCCGACCAAATCGCTGGCCGCACGATCTGCGCGTTTGGTGAAGCCTGCTCGTGGCCCACGCAGAGCTTCGTCGCCAAGTTCGGCGACGAATTCAAAACCTACGCCACCGACAAGAAGGCCAAGCCCGCCGACTCCCTCGAACTCGTCTGA
- a CDS encoding 2Fe-2S iron-sulfur cluster-binding protein codes for MIQPAKPELVTVFIDGKEIAVPKGTNVIEAARMVGTDVPHYCYHPKLTVAGNCRMCLIELGMPMADRATREPIMDPETGKQKINWIPRPQIGCGTTVVPGMHVKTQSQMVKDCREGVMEFLLINHPLDCPICDQAGECKLQEQATGYGRGYSRFIEQKNVKPKRTQLGPRVMLDDERCVLCSRCIRFNQEIVKEDVLGFVDRGSYSTLTCYPGKELTNNYSLNTVDICPVGALTSTDFRFKMRVWFLKQTNSIDTESSVGANTVVWSREGVIYRITPRQNDEVNDTWMADSGRVLYKQVQADDRLKTATIGGKLASIEFALTEAANLVKTGGVTVVGSGRSSVEEQFLTKKLATTLGAETTIVARTGEDDGILISADRNPNTRGALVTGLISDVPTTDLSALGAAIDAGSVTTIVSVGEDLLAAGLTADQLSKVAVIYLGAHGNPTSAMAQVVMPTLTVFEKNGTFINQQFRLQKFAAAVPGLAGSFDDLYVLDQFIVAVGGESIGVDVKSVWPTLAAEIPALATATYANLPATGLLLDSTPWASLNFPEGKSLHFEPAVETTTA; via the coding sequence ATGATTCAGCCTGCTAAACCCGAACTCGTCACCGTCTTCATCGACGGCAAAGAGATCGCTGTGCCCAAGGGCACAAACGTCATTGAGGCCGCGCGCATGGTCGGCACCGACGTGCCGCACTACTGCTACCACCCGAAGCTCACCGTCGCCGGCAATTGCCGCATGTGTTTGATCGAGCTCGGTATGCCCATGGCCGATCGTGCCACCCGCGAGCCGATCATGGACCCGGAGACGGGCAAGCAGAAGATCAACTGGATCCCGCGTCCGCAGATCGGCTGCGGCACGACCGTCGTTCCCGGCATGCACGTCAAAACGCAGTCGCAGATGGTCAAGGACTGCCGCGAGGGCGTGATGGAGTTTCTCCTCATCAATCACCCGCTGGATTGCCCGATTTGCGACCAGGCCGGTGAGTGCAAACTCCAGGAGCAGGCCACCGGCTACGGCCGCGGTTACTCGCGCTTCATCGAGCAGAAAAACGTGAAACCCAAGCGCACGCAGCTCGGCCCGCGCGTCATGCTCGACGACGAGCGCTGTGTGCTCTGTTCGCGCTGCATCCGTTTCAATCAGGAGATCGTGAAAGAGGACGTGCTCGGCTTCGTCGATCGCGGCAGTTACTCGACGCTCACCTGCTACCCCGGCAAGGAACTCACGAACAACTACTCGCTCAACACCGTCGACATCTGTCCGGTGGGCGCGCTCACCTCGACCGACTTCCGGTTCAAGATGCGCGTGTGGTTCCTCAAGCAAACCAACAGTATCGACACCGAATCCTCCGTCGGCGCCAACACCGTGGTGTGGTCGCGCGAGGGCGTGATCTACCGCATCACCCCGCGTCAGAATGACGAGGTCAACGACACCTGGATGGCCGACTCCGGCCGCGTGCTCTACAAGCAGGTGCAGGCTGACGACCGCCTCAAAACCGCCACGATCGGCGGCAAGCTCGCCTCCATCGAGTTCGCCCTCACGGAAGCCGCCAACCTCGTTAAAACGGGAGGTGTGACCGTGGTCGGTTCTGGCCGCAGTTCGGTCGAAGAACAATTTCTCACCAAGAAACTCGCCACCACCCTCGGCGCGGAAACCACCATCGTTGCCCGCACCGGCGAGGATGACGGCATCCTGATCTCGGCCGATCGCAACCCCAACACGCGAGGCGCACTCGTGACGGGGCTGATTTCCGATGTGCCGACCACCGATCTTTCGGCTCTCGGGGCCGCCATCGACGCGGGCAGCGTGACGACGATCGTCAGTGTCGGCGAAGACCTGCTCGCCGCCGGCCTGACCGCCGACCAACTCAGCAAAGTCGCGGTGATTTATCTCGGGGCGCACGGCAACCCAACCAGCGCAATGGCTCAGGTCGTGATGCCGACCCTGACGGTCTTCGAGAAGAACGGCACGTTCATCAACCAACAGTTCCGCCTGCAGAAGTTTGCCGCCGCCGTTCCCGGCCTGGCGGGCTCATTTGATGACCTCTACGTCCTGGACCAATTCATCGTCGCCGTCGGCGGTGAGTCGATCGGAGTCGACGTCAAATCGGTCTGGCCGACGCTGGCCGCCGAAATCCCGGCCCTCGCGACCGCGACTTACGCCAATCTCCCCGCCACCGGCCTGCTGTTGGACAGCACGCCGTGGGCTTCCCTCAACTTCCCGGAAGGTAAGTCCCTGCACTTCGAACCCGCCGTTGAAACGACGACCGCATGA
- a CDS encoding complex I subunit 1/NuoH family protein, with protein MIDLYLNLPVWVQSALKGLIAIGVLIPIAGACSMAERKISAWIQGRPGPNRAIVPWVAWIPFFGRFLQRLGVFHLMADGAKFVFKEDVVPGHVNKFYYYIAPLVALVPALCTVVVVPFGAYFDAATETLKPLILADVDIGLIAVFAIGSLGVYALILAGWASNSKYPFLGGVRASAQLISYELSMTLSVIPVFLWVNAPGGNGTMSLFDVVQAQSGPFLSWSGVWFVFYMPLCAFVFLIALFAETNRQPFDMPESEADLVGGFHTEYGEFKWSIFFVAEYAHMTIGSGVFVLLFLGGWNPLPWVPLEPLISGLPMWLGGLIAAGVFLGKTFFFIFLFMWVRWTLPRFRYDQVMKLGWQKLLPLAIGNVIFYALAIAVIELS; from the coding sequence ATGATTGATCTCTATCTCAATCTTCCCGTGTGGGTGCAATCGGCTCTGAAGGGCCTGATCGCCATCGGGGTGCTGATTCCCATTGCGGGCGCCTGCTCCATGGCCGAGCGCAAGATCTCGGCGTGGATTCAAGGCCGTCCCGGTCCCAATCGCGCCATCGTGCCGTGGGTCGCGTGGATTCCCTTTTTTGGCAGATTCCTCCAGCGCCTCGGGGTGTTTCACCTGATGGCGGACGGCGCAAAATTTGTCTTCAAGGAAGACGTCGTCCCCGGGCACGTTAACAAGTTCTACTATTACATCGCGCCGCTCGTGGCGTTGGTGCCGGCGCTCTGCACGGTGGTGGTGGTGCCGTTCGGCGCCTACTTCGATGCCGCGACCGAAACGCTCAAGCCGCTTATTTTGGCCGACGTGGATATCGGGCTGATCGCGGTTTTCGCCATCGGTTCGCTCGGCGTTTACGCGCTGATCCTCGCGGGCTGGGCGTCCAATTCGAAATATCCGTTTCTCGGCGGCGTGCGCGCCTCGGCGCAGCTCATCTCCTATGAGCTCTCGATGACGCTTTCGGTCATCCCGGTTTTCCTCTGGGTCAATGCACCCGGTGGCAACGGCACGATGAGTCTCTTCGACGTGGTGCAGGCCCAGTCGGGTCCATTCCTTTCGTGGAGCGGCGTCTGGTTTGTATTCTACATGCCACTGTGCGCTTTTGTCTTCCTCATTGCGCTCTTCGCCGAGACCAACCGTCAGCCGTTTGACATGCCGGAATCCGAGGCCGACCTCGTTGGTGGTTTCCACACCGAATACGGCGAGTTCAAGTGGTCTATTTTCTTTGTCGCGGAGTATGCCCACATGACCATCGGTTCGGGCGTGTTCGTGCTGCTGTTTCTCGGCGGCTGGAATCCGTTGCCGTGGGTGCCGCTCGAACCGCTCATCAGCGGCCTGCCCATGTGGTTGGGTGGTCTGATCGCGGCCGGAGTGTTCCTCGGCAAGACCTTCTTCTTCATCTTCCTCTTCATGTGGGTCCGCTGGACGCTGCCGCGTTTCCGCTATGACCAAGTCATGAAACTCGGCTGGCAGAAACTGCTGCCGCTCGCGATCGGCAACGTCATCTTCTACGCCCTCGCGATCGCCGTCATCGAACTCTCCTAG
- a CDS encoding NuoI/complex I 23 kDa subunit family protein: MSFKTVERKPLSFAERTYVPQILSGLKTTFKHMVKPKETLEYPEARPPIPNGYRGVPTLVKDPNGREKCVSCQLCEFVCPPKAIRIKPGEIAATSDEAHVEKAPEAFDIDMLRCIYCGLCQEVCPEEAIWLQNVFSMSGYTREEMVNDKERLYALGGTLPDDHFKWDKKKAAEKAGNAAH, translated from the coding sequence ATGTCTTTCAAAACCGTAGAACGCAAACCGCTCAGCTTCGCCGAGCGCACCTACGTCCCCCAGATTCTGAGCGGGCTGAAGACCACGTTTAAACACATGGTCAAACCCAAGGAGACGCTCGAATATCCCGAGGCGCGTCCGCCCATCCCCAACGGCTACCGCGGCGTGCCCACGCTGGTGAAGGATCCCAACGGTCGCGAAAAGTGCGTGTCCTGCCAGCTGTGCGAATTCGTCTGCCCGCCCAAGGCCATTCGCATCAAGCCGGGCGAGATCGCGGCGACGTCCGACGAAGCCCACGTGGAGAAGGCGCCCGAGGCCTTCGACATCGACATGCTCCGCTGCATCTACTGCGGCCTGTGCCAGGAAGTTTGCCCGGAAGAGGCGATCTGGTTGCAGAACGTATTCTCCATGTCGGGTTACACCCGCGAGGAGATGGTCAACGACAAGGAACGTCTCTATGCACTCGGCGGCACGCTGCCCGACGATCACTTCAAATGGGACAAGAAAAAAGCCGCCGAGAAGGCGGGCAACGCCGCTCACTAA
- a CDS encoding NADH-quinone oxidoreductase subunit J family protein — protein MADILFHIFSILIIGSAFAVVYNHNAVNSALAFLMCLVGVSGMFVLLDSFLLAALMILVYAGAVVALFLFIIMLLDMQGGERKKFSKATAGAGLVGAGLLVVCVMSLMRGLGTLHQPDAASVIPVGATLKNYADQLFTTYLLPVQVVGFLLLIAMLGVIVLSKKFEGLEDVK, from the coding sequence ATGGCTGACATCCTGTTTCACATTTTTTCCATCCTGATCATCGGGAGCGCCTTCGCGGTGGTGTATAATCACAACGCCGTAAACTCGGCGCTGGCGTTCCTCATGTGCCTCGTCGGCGTATCGGGCATGTTCGTCCTGCTGGACTCGTTCCTCTTGGCCGCCCTGATGATTCTGGTCTACGCGGGCGCGGTCGTCGCGCTGTTCCTCTTCATCATCATGTTGCTCGATATGCAGGGGGGGGAGCGGAAGAAGTTTTCCAAGGCCACGGCCGGAGCCGGTCTCGTCGGCGCAGGATTACTCGTCGTCTGCGTGATGTCGCTCATGCGCGGGCTCGGCACGTTGCACCAGCCGGACGCGGCGTCCGTCATTCCCGTGGGCGCGACGTTGAAAAACTACGCGGATCAATTGTTCACCACGTATCTGCTGCCCGTGCAGGTCGTCGGTTTCCTGCTGTTGATCGCCATGCTTGGCGTGATCGTGCTCAGCAAAAAATTTGAAGGTCTGGAGGACGTGAAATGA
- the nuoK gene encoding NADH-quinone oxidoreductase subunit NuoK, with amino-acid sequence MTIGLNQYLIVAAVVFAIGFVGVLIRKNTLVIYMCLELMLVASTIALVAFSRFNGTMDGNVFVFFILTVAAAEVAVGLAIIVALFRRRQTVQVEQLNALKN; translated from the coding sequence ATGACGATCGGACTCAATCAATACCTCATCGTCGCGGCGGTGGTGTTTGCCATCGGCTTCGTCGGCGTGCTCATCCGCAAGAACACGCTGGTGATCTACATGTGCCTTGAGCTGATGCTCGTGGCCTCGACCATCGCGCTGGTCGCCTTCTCCCGTTTCAACGGCACGATGGACGGCAACGTCTTCGTGTTCTTCATCCTCACCGTTGCCGCCGCCGAAGTCGCGGTCGGCCTGGCCATCATCGTGGCCCTCTTCCGCCGGCGTCAAACCGTGCAGGTCGAGCAACTCAACGCGCTCAAGAATTGA
- a CDS encoding ORF6N domain-containing protein, protein MSDSAVIPLELIQSRIVVLRGQRVLLDADMAKLFEVPTKRLNEQVKRNAAKFPEDFVFRLSKEELEHVNAMRSQTVTDAGNRSQFATGSVKHRDPKLLPYAFTEHGAIQAANVLRSETAVQMSVQVVRAFIGLRQLVVNHKAIAKKLSELDARIGEHDEQLAAIVDALHQLAEPVLPEKRRRIGFKTS, encoded by the coding sequence GTGTCCGATTCCGCCGTCATCCCACTTGAGTTGATCCAGAGTCGCATTGTCGTGCTCCGGGGCCAACGGGTGTTGCTGGACGCGGACATGGCGAAGCTGTTTGAGGTGCCGACGAAACGATTGAATGAGCAGGTTAAACGGAATGCGGCTAAATTTCCCGAGGACTTCGTGTTCCGGCTCAGTAAGGAAGAGTTGGAACACGTGAATGCCATGCGGTCACAAACTGTGACCGATGCAGGGAACCGGTCGCAATTTGCGACCGGTTCAGTTAAACACCGCGATCCCAAGCTGTTACCTTACGCCTTCACGGAACACGGAGCCATTCAAGCCGCCAATGTGCTTCGTAGCGAAACCGCCGTGCAGATGAGCGTGCAAGTCGTGCGCGCGTTCATCGGGCTTCGCCAACTCGTGGTCAACCACAAGGCCATCGCCAAAAAACTTTCCGAACTCGATGCCCGCATCGGAGAGCACGACGAGCAGCTTGCTGCCATCGTCGATGCTCTGCACCAACTCGCTGAACCGGTCTTACCGGAGAAACGCCGTCGCATCGGCTTCAAAACTTCCTGA